Within Desulforegula conservatrix Mb1Pa, the genomic segment AGATTTTGAAGAGGCAGACAATCGTTTGTATAACAACTTATCTCGAAACTGTTTAATGAACTTGACATCAAAAAATAGTGCTGATAAATAGAATACTAACATCTAAATTATATTTTTCGTGTCAATAGCTCAATAAAAATCTTGCTCTAAAACGATCATATTAAACTTTAAAATTCAGGAGGTGGCCATGTATTTTCAAACAGCAGGAATCGATGTTTCACCGTGGATCCCTCCCCTCGTGGCATTTGTCATATCCTTCTTCACCTCCATGGGCGGAGTATCCGGAGCATTTCTTCTTTTGCCATTCCAGATGTCTTTTCTGGGATACACCAATCCGTCAGTCAGTTCCACCAACCAGCTTTTCAATATTGTGGCTATACCAAGCGGCGTTTACAGATTTATCAAAGAAGGTAGAATGGTATGGCCGCTAACATGGGTTGTAATCATAGGAACCCTGCCAGGCGTTCTTATTGGCGCGATAGTGCGTGTCGCGTATTTGCCGAACCCAAAAAACTTCAAACTCTTTGCAGCGTGTGTTCTTTTTTACATAGGGATACGCATGATCAGGGATCTTACCCAAAAAAGCAATGGCGACGACAAAAACAAAAGTGAACAAAGATTCCAGGAATTGATGAAAAAGCACAGGACAAAATCCGAGGAAACCGGTGTTGAAATTCCATCGGTCAAAGTTCTTGAGCTTTCTTTAAGCAGAATCAGATATGAATTTTACGGAGAAGAGTTCAATATTCCAGTTTG encodes:
- a CDS encoding sulfite exporter TauE/SafE family protein, with amino-acid sequence MYFQTAGIDVSPWIPPLVAFVISFFTSMGGVSGAFLLLPFQMSFLGYTNPSVSSTNQLFNIVAIPSGVYRFIKEGRMVWPLTWVVIIGTLPGVLIGAIVRVAYLPNPKNFKLFAACVLFYIGIRMIRDLTQKSNGDDKNKSEQRFQELMKKHRTKSEETGVEIPSVKVLELSLSRIRYEFYGEEFNIPVWGIMSLSFIVGIIGGVYGIGGGAIIAPFFVSVFGLPVYTVAGAALMGTFITSIAGVAFYQAIAPYYPTVSVAPDWFLGILFGIGGMAGIYLGARCQKYVPAKAIKWMLGAVIVYTATKYLFDFIK